ACAATTaaccaattttttttatatttatttagaTAATGGATAAATAATTaaccaattattttttttatatatggcTCAATAATTTTGTAAGGCTTACGGCAATAATTGAGATCTAGCGGATTAATTGTTGCTTGAGGTATCATATATGGTTGTACTCCTATACATCACGCATGGTGGCCATAGTTGCGTGCTTTTGTCAGAAACGGGTCATGCTGAGTCACTCGTACTGTTCTTCCATTTGTGttggatttatttatttatttatttatttacggAGAAATTATAACATGTTTATTATGATGTTATATATAAATATTTCCTGGAAATAGTTTCTATGATCAATGAGCCATGATGGACAGATCTGGCTCTATTAATTTTCTAGTTGAGGACATTATTGCAGTATATGAAAACCGCATTTCTATGGCTGGGCAATGGTTTGTTGAGTGCACCTACGTAGGTGCAAGGAAAGCCTTCAGTATAATCCTTAAAAAATGAACACTTGTTTAGTTTGTAGAGAAAAAGACACGAGTTGTTTAATTCAATGAAGGCCCTCGCTGGTTATTATTGAGTTATAATTCTAAATGTCCATAGCAAATTTCTTGCAGTTCTTAGAAACAATCATATATATCAGGCCGTCTATTTCAATCTTTGGTACGGAGTACGCACAGAATTAATGTGAAAGTTCAGAGACCTAATTAACATTTCATTTCAGTGCAAGTTTAGCGAAATATATTTAGTTTTGCCAGTGAGAAGAAGTTTAGAATTGTTTTGATTATGCTTTTCAAGCAAAAGGAATGGAATTCCATTTTTCAGATGTGATCAAGGATACTGCAGTGTTCATTACCAACATAACTATTTTCAAGAATTGGGAGGGACAAGTTTCGAGGAGTACTCTAGGATGTAACCCTTCTTTTTATGTTGATTCTAGCCTAGCCATAGGTAACAGAAGCACTTCGCTTTGGCATGTCATGATGGGAAAAAAAAGGGGTCTTCTGCAATTTTGTAACTTTGAGGACGTTATTTATCCTGATCAAGATGCGTGATgaatttcctaaaaaaaaagatgcaagaACAGAGGTACGGTGCATTGTGCGAAGCCCTTCTTTTTGGGCAATGGTGGTTGTATTCTCATTTTCATCCAATCAAGGCAGCACAAAAACCCATGCAAATCACCTTTTCCGCAAATCTATGGTCTTTTCTGAATTAATTACACACATCAAGTCTCAAATAACAATCAACTTCCAATTATTGAAAGAGTTCTGCTGGGGAGAGAGAACAAATTTGAACTTCACATCAAAGCTTTCATTTGTTGTGGATCACTACCGATTTGGAACTTGGAAGAAGCAAAGTTTTCACTTTGCAAACACCTTGATCGCTGCAACGGACAGGGCGTGTGTGCAGGCAAAAAGGtgttatatgaaaaaaaaagaagtgcaaGAGAGCAAAATTTATTGATCCTTCCCCAAAAAATATCTCCACCTTTTTTAATGTGTGGAAAATTTGAGTGATTTCGACAACAGTTAGTCGATTGATGGACATACCAAATAgacaaatactccctccatcccaaattgtaggttgttttggttttttttcatagatgtttgtattcACCTAAAAATATAGTCTACGTCTAGATACATAtaaatatctatgaatctagaaaaaaattaaaataacctataatttgaaatggagggagtaccatttAGCCTTTGCACATTTTTATGTTTTTGGAATCCATGTGGTGCATCCCCATCCAACTGCACTGAGTGGTCTACCTACACATGTTTGCATTGCAATGTGCACAACCAAAGCACAGCAAAACAGCGTGGCCATGAATGTGCATGAGTGTGGCAGGGAATAATTGaggcaagagagagagagagcgagcaCGATAAAAGAAATTGGCcccataaaaaaaaatcttgtatATTAGTAGCGAACATGGGGGTGTAGTTGTAGTGCCCTTGTCCTTCATTAGATGAGTACTCTAGATAAGGTTATCAAACACACGAGACCGACTCTTGATATAACCCTTAAGATCAGAAGCCTAAACTCTTTGTAAATTCCACACCAAACTATGCACATTAGTTTTATCTAAGCTTTGGCCTCTTTTGCCCTCCAAGCAATGCAGTGTCCATGACCATGACCAACCCCATGGCGCTACCTTGGGCTTGCTGCAGCCATGCCTGTCCATGCCACTATATAACCAATGTCTCCCTGCACCCTGAGGAGACCGAAGAGACATATCTAGAGTGAGAAAAttcatctctctctctagagagagagagaggtggcaCCAAAGCTCAAGCTCAAGCTAGAGAGAGAAAGGTACAAATCATCTACACACAGCAATGGGCAACAGCCTTAGGTGCTGCCTCGCCTGCGTCCTCCCCTGCGGCGCGCTGGACCTGATCAGGATCGTCCACCTGAACGGCCGCGTCGAGGAGTacggccggccggtggccgccggcgagatcCTCGCCGCCAACCCGAACCACGTGCTGAGCAAGCCGTGCTCGCAGGGCGTCGTGCGGAGGATCCTCATCGTCTCCCCGGACTCCGAGCTGGAGCGCGGCGAGATATACTTCCTCATCCCGGCGTCGTCGGTgccgccggagaagaagcagaagggcACCAAGAGCCTCTCCGCCGGCTCGCACAGCGACCAGCTGGTCAAGAAGGAGAGCTACCATGGCAAGGCCGGCGGCCACCCCAAGAGCAATGGCCGCCGTGACTTGGGTGACGCCTTGTCGCAGAAGAGGTCGTCGTCACACCGGCGGCGCATAAGCGCCGGCCGGACGGCAGTGTGGAAGCCACACCTCGAGTGCATTGTTGAGGACAGTTGAGCAGAGGTtgatccattttttttctttttttttggttttctgAAATCAAGGGGGGTTGATGTAAGTATGTAACACCATCACCACCAGTATGGTGTTTGCTCTCTTTGTGAGGTTAGTGAGTatttttctacttttttttGGGTAATTGTATATCCATGTAATGTTTCCCCTTCCTACATATGATGGAAATGGAGAGGgagggttgtcaattcttccttgttcttgttctgcaatttcctttattttttttcctgtttttcAGGGTCTTTCATGGCTTGTGCAGTGGTTGAGGAAGAGAGTAAATGATGAGGGGCACACACATATTTTTCTTTCGAaataaataaaactattacGAAATGCAAGTTGGTCTGCCTGGAGTTGTTTGCTTGTAGAGACTTTAGGTTCCCGAATGTTTAAGTCTAATCCCAGTGGTTACTGACTTACTGCACTAAATTCATCAACGGAAGCTTTGTTCTCACATATCAAGATAGGGATGTTAGGAGTAGTAAAGAAGTCTTAATCAACACTCTTTTTAATTTTCCATCATACCTTAGTTTCTCAACATCATTTGCTGATCAATAGTGGGAGACATGCATCATTAGACCCTGAATGATTAGAGGGTGTTTTGTTAGATTTTATAAGGAGGTTGACAAAAAAGACAGCCTAGCAAGCAAAGTTTTCAAGCAAAGCCAGCTAGCAGGGTATATAGTTTATGTTTATTCTATCTTTGTAGATGATGCCTTCCTCCTTGAGTTTGTTAATTCCGTACTAGTATTACTCAATGAAGGCTCCCCACAAATGCATTTAACTGGTTCAAAAAGCATCCACAACAAGAGGACGATTGCAATTTAAGTTTGGGAGGAATATAGGAAAATGTTGATGACCCTACCATTGTTTTCTTTATatagaaaatatttatcaatTTTGAGCACTAGAGATGGACAGATGGCCACTATCTTTTCCCTTTACATAGAAAGATCAGCTACCGTTTGTGCATTTTGTAATTTGTTCAGTTAGGCTTAGCCCTACTGTTATTCTCTCTCGAAAAAAAGTtgaaattattgtatatatgtgATTTGAGAGTCTCCACTAATAGCATTATGATTTCCTTTTCTAGAGGCAAGCTTGGTTTAGTATCTGCTTGAGAAATTTGGCGTGCATCGATTGTCTTCTAAATATTCCTAATATTATCATAATATTGACTTGTGCAAACATATATTCGATACCgttgaaaatgaaaagaatCATGCTCATTACACAAAAAGAATTCTGATATTGATTCcgaaaacaaaaggaagagaACCATAAATAGTAATGTTTGGCCATTGGCTAATAGCCCAATACAAAACTTCAGAAAAGACAACCACAGTAGTTCAATGGTCATAGTAGTGTGGTCTTCTCCCATCAATCACCAATACTTGATATTGTGGCTGCAGAAACAGAGAACTGGAGGTCCTCCTTGCCCTGCCCTGACAGAACACACAACCCATGCTCCAGAAACACTTACTATACTCTGTAGCAAAGATCTGAAAAGCTTCAGCTGCTTAAATTATGTATAGTTCTGATCTCAACTTGGAGCTGACTGTTCAACAAAAATATTTCATTCCTCATCACACAACGAGCTACTAAATTCAAATATACTTCCAAAGCTGTAACTATCGCGGTGCTGTTGGCCTTTCTGAATTTTGAGACATATTAGCACTACCAGTAAACTCTCAGTAGAAAATTCAGAGAACCTGCACAATTTTCAGAAGGAAGGTTGCTTGCTTCCATGATTACATCTGTCTACAATCTGCATGTTGACAGCTTTGAGTTTGGTCATCGGCAACAAGAAACATGCACCGTTTGCATGGAAGATGGTAACACATACTCAGCAGTGTGCTTACAGCTCATGCAAACTCTGAACTGAATAAACTTGCGTGGAGCTCTTGGATCAGGCACCACAGTCAGAAGCCACCCATCATCGAGCTGAGAAAACAAATGCGCACGCACACATGCTGCTGCACGAATTAAGCTGCGCGCGCACCAAATCACGCACGGATTCCCATGCCCTATCTTATTACTAGCATTGCCGGCTTGATTTGTTCGCGTTTGTTTACCTCCAAAAGACAGCTAATGATGCTTGGGGTTTCAGTATTAGTCAATGATTGAGGGCCTGCAAGAGATTGAGTAGTAGTAGGGTGTAGAAGTAGAACATTAGTGGTCTGCAGACTAGGATGTTTTTTTGTTCATTTATTGCTCATAATTGGGAGTTAGGGTGGTGGTTAGAGTATAATGGTTTTGTTTGTAGTGGCACCTTTTTTTCCCATGAGAAAGGGGTGTAGAATTTCCGTTTTTTCCTGAACTGCCCTCCACATGCGCCTTTAAGTTAGCTTTTAGAGGAACAAGTTTTAGGCTAATTAATTCATTTGTGATACTCAATTTTGCCGAAACTAGACGAAATATTACACTGTTTTTGTTGCTTGGTTCTCATTTTATTTCTAGAAACATGAATCGTTGTAGTTCTTCATTTGAGTGCATTATACGTTTCCTTATCTTACGTGTTTTATGtaaatatatactccctccgttccaaattgtagatcgttttgatttttctaggtttatagatattattatgtacctagatatacactatatctagatgcataataatatctatgaattaaaaaaactaaaacagcttataatttggaatggagggagtagttctgATAGCATCCTTCTATCTTACCCGGCCACATGGGTTCTTCTCTTTTTAGGTTTTTCttcggttttttttttggatcagGTTTTTCTTTCCCTTGAAACGCAGGTTATTCACTCTATATAGAACTTTTATTCAGTATTTATTTGGGCGCATAAATCTCTATTCatataagagcatctccagcggtCACCTGCTAAATGTTTCCCAGTAATTAGTTAATAGGGATATCCTAATATCACTTTCACtgttattgggagagttgatTTTGCAGTCTCCTAATAATCTAATTCCAATTCAACTACTATATTAGGAGAGCCACAAgtcctcctttatttagggagagttggggtgaattattTGGTTGTCCTGCTAATTATTAGGAAAAGGGAAATATAAAGTGAGGCTGATGAAGCATTATTTTCTTATCAACGCTCCTAATATGATAGTTGGATCAGAAAAAGGGAAACTGATGGAGATGCTCTTAGTAAAACCTCAGCCAAAGAACAAAGCAAAGCAAACTCAGTGACActtatttaaaaataaaaataaagaaccTGTAAGACATGTATTGTAAAATAAATGAGAATAGTGATTATTTTGTCCTTTATACTCGAGACAGAAGCTTCTCTCACTAAAAAAATAATCTTCTTTGTGATATCTTTTTTAAGGATTTCTTTTCTtacaggaaagaaaaaaaagttaaacCCTGCTGTTGGGAGCTCTGTATATCTTCCGGGAGGTAGATAACCAATTCATGGTTAAAGCCATATAAGTCcatgtacaatattttttttaacatttgttgacattcatcaacatttttttaaaaaaatctattaccaacatttcttgacattgatcaacattttttttatatctaTCAACATTTTTCTCTAACTTTTTTACATTCTGCTCAAAATTTTTTACATGCACTAACTTTTTTTATACTTACCAACATTTTTTTGCTCAACATATGTTTAACATCCATCAACTTTTTTACGTAAAAAATGTTGAGATGGTTTatctaaaatgttgagatagtttgTTGGGCTATCGTGGGCCAGTTATTGGGCTGCTGCTGAGTTATAGATGGTTAGTCtatcttccggaagatggataggatttccgctGCGGAAAAAGTCCTTTCAAGGTCCCTCATCTATTGTCGTAATCTGAGTTTCATCCTTCATATGCAAAACCGAGTATCGATCGTCCCTCAAGTTTCAAAGTTTGTTTTGGGTCCCTCAGCTGTTTTGAGGATGGTTTTCACATGATGTATCGCTGGGTCCCACCCACATGTCATACATGTGGTGATGGGGCCACCTGTAATGTGTTCTCTCTCCTTCCCCTCCTGTGTACTCCCTCCTCCTTCCGCTGGGCCACCCACGCCAGCAGTCTCCTCCTCGACCGTCCACTTCGCCGAGTCACCGACGGTCGCCTACAACCCCGCCAGCCATCTCAGCGCTCACGCAGGCTCGGTGTCGGCATGATCACACTAGCTTGGAGGGTAACCTCGGGTCCCTAGCCAGCCACGCGGACAacgaccaccacctcctcccgccggccggCAAGAGCACATCGCGGGCATGCCCGGTGCCACTTGAGCACGTGCCTACACACCGGCCTCCGATTCATTATCCCCACCTCGAATTTAACATCGTCCGTCCTCCCCACCTTAGATTCGTCATCCTCCATTGCTCCAGACATTGCTATTCGCCCACACCACCGTTACCCCATGCCtagccgctcgtcgccgccgccgctgcatctGCGCACCTCTGCGCACCTCGCCGGATCTGAACACCTCACCGCTTGCTCACTACCGCCCCGTGCCTCTTGCACTCGCACTCGCATGCCATCGCCATCGCTAAGGAGGTTGGAGGCCTCGGCGTTGGGCGGCACTGCCGCTATGGAGTGCCTAGGCACCATCGTGTGCTCGAGCCATCGGGGGCCGCTcaagggaggagaagagagaggaggatgaagagagagggggaggaagaAAGTCAGTGGACCCAACGCCATGTCATGCGAAACTACCCTCGAAATAGCTGAGGGATAAAAACAAACAGTTTTAGAAGTTGAGGGACGACTGATATCCGGTTTTTGTATATGGGGGATGAAACTCAGACTACAACAACATATGAGGGACCTTGAAAGGACTTTTTCCTTCCGCTGCTGCTGTGCAGCAAAGAGTGAAAACCCAAACAAAGCCCTTATTCAGGCCCATCCAAAGAGAGAACTCGGCCGGATGGTTGGTCAGCCCAATTACCAAATCCTATTTCCACGAGTCGAAGCCCAAGCAACCCACCTCGCCTGTCGCTTCCATCTCCCCGtcgtcctccccgccgccggcgctgccccGGCGGCCGGCCTCCGACGGTCCGGCTCCGGCGCCTCTCTCGCGGTCACCTCTAGCCAGGTCGAATCCTGACCCCTCTACTCCACTTATCTGCTGCTGCCTCTGCGCCGCCACTTCATCACTGGTGCCCCCGGCAGCGCCGTGGCCGTGGGCGGCGAAGGGGCTTAAATCCCCCACTGATTAGTTATATTGGTGCCTAATTGTTATGCAGAAGTTGCTTTTTAGATCTACTGGGACCATGGATCAAGAACAAAAATGGGAAGCACCTTGTGGCATCTATACTTACAAGCATCATTGTAGCATGGGAGTTGACGTCCACGAGATCTTTGTTAAGAAGAGCAGCCTGCGGGTTGTCCTGTCGTACATTGGCGTTGTGTTCCTTCTTGTGAATGTCAGCCAACCATTGCTGGCAAAGGTAAATTCTCTTGTAAGTGTTGATAGGGAAAATTGTGAGATATTTCAAGAACAATCTTGTTATAATTCCTTGGTTACTGACCTCTAGTTTAGTTCATTGAATTGTAGAAAAATCTGGAACCACTGAATTCACATGTTTATTCAGAACAGTTACACAGTTTGCGTTTTCACATAGTTCTTGGTACGAAAATAAACTTATGAGAATCTTCAAGTCATGTTTCCCGTTCTTTTAATGAAGTCCTTAAAATTATAAATTCACATGTGATGGAAGATGCTGTACTTTTGTTTTACTTTGTGTTTTTATGACCTGTATATATAGTGGAAATTTACATGCTTGAACATTGCAGGAGAGCCTATCCCTTGGATCAGTTTGGAATATTACATTTGCCATTCTTGTTGCCAAATGTTTGCAATACAAACCTGTGAAGAAAGGTGAATCCTTCATCATAGATGTTTTTTTCGTATAGCCCTTCTGCATACTGTTAGTAATATGTTTAGTTAATTTGACTGTTAGATTGCTGCATACTCAAAACTCCGAGTAGGACATCCATTCATTGTGCATGAAATTGAGCACTgtatttcttgttttcttccccCATTTCTTTGTGTGCAGAGTCTGTAGTGATTATGCCAGCTTTTGGGGTTCAGCTAGAGATCCATTTTTGGAGGTATACATATCATCCTGATCTGAAATAATAGATCGTATCTTTTTTATTCCCTTACCATTTGTTGTAATCTCCATCTTATCGTGTACATCCAGTTATCCACTGTACTTGATAATTGGGGATAATGGCATGTTATTATACTTGAGTTGGACAAGGTAGCCAAAATAGAATGATCACTTTCTCAGTTGAATATATTTAGCACCAATCATTCAAGTCGACTGTTGCAATGAAATCTCTTTTGGAAGTCACTGCTAGTCTGCTACCCAACCAATTAGCAGACCAAGGGCCTCGTCCATCAGCAGCTCTGTGCTAGCTGCTGATGCTGAATAAGCACTTTCTGCTACCCAACAACTACAATGGGGTAATTTCGTTTTACTTTTTCCCAAAACGAGGTCGAGAGAGATGGCAGCAATTCATTCTCTTTTATACACTGGAAGCTCTAGATCACTGATCGCGCATGATAAATGATATGCATTGAGCTGTAGGCTCAACTTTCCTCTAGGAGCATGCTATATCAATACTGGATGTTTGAGCTTATGATTATGAGCAAAACGGAACTCTTACGAGCATTGGGATGCATAAATTGGATTCTGTGTATGACTGGTGCTAAAGATCAATTTATTTAGTTAAATAATTTCTGAAGTATGGGTTGGGGTCTGTCTGACAATTTCTAGATTTTCGCTGTAGCTTTAACAAGATTGGAGTACTGTATTGATAATTATGAGTTTAGGACGAAACTAATATACAGGCATACAGCATATAAGTAGAGAATTATATTTTCTCTACTATGTACTTGTTTTATGACTATTTGTCTATTTCTTCTAGCTTAGAAAATATAGGCTGCTTGAAGCTTTGGTTCCATTTGTTGATTCATTCATATTAAGAATTTAAAACTGTCATTCTTAGTGGAAGAGTTGATCGTCGTTTTGTGCCTATTGGCAAGATTCTGAAGCCACTGATAAATGAGTGTGTGACACCGGTGACCTGTTACTGGAGCTTGGCATTGCTTTTGCGTGATGAAGAGGAACTCCTGCTAGTTTTCCAGGTAAAAACTTCACTTGTTCTTACATATTAGTTCTCTGAAAACAAATTCAGCATTCTGATAGCAAGCTTGATCATGCAGAAATGTCGTCCTCCTGTCAAAATGTTGGTTCCAGTATGGAAAGCTCTCTGCACATTGACAAACTCTGAACGCCTGAGCCCTTCTAGAGTTGATAAACCAAACTCATTAGAAAAATGAGCGATATGGGGCTTCATTGTAGATATATACATTGCTCCAAAGAAGCATCCGCAGCTGATCTAGACTAGATTATATTATTGGAACTATTGGTGATGTCATAAGGATTCACCAGTTCTAGGGGCACTGATTGTTAGAAGGAAGTATTTTGCCTGGTGATTTGGACTGGAAGTACATACTGCTTAACACTAACCATTCATGATTCCATAGTCCTGATATACTAGTACTACTAGCGGATAGCATTCATTTTCTGATGTAATTTTCGGTGCACTCATACCTGTGTATGTGATGCCACATATGAGCAATTCAAATGAACTTTGTGATGTATGGGAAGATGCAAGGTTTTGTTAAACAATCTCAGTTGTCTCCTGTGCCACATAAATGGGAGAATATGAAAATGAAATGTGCACAGTCAAGCATGTGAAGTGTCTGTTCCATGCAGAGATCCAAATGCAGTCAAACACACCACGTACTATGGAGTAGTGAGGGTATGAGATGCACGTGCGCTCCCTCCGATTCCCAACACTTCTGGATGGTTTGCTAAATTGAACATACTTGCGAATGAGGTGAGCttgacctttttttttaaaaaagaaaggaactTTTAGAGTGTATGTGTATTAACTTCAACGAAAGCATTTACTATGCCAGAAGAGCCTTTTATTGCAATATTTTCACAAGGTCTAAAGACAAATAAGAGGCAAAAATACATCGAAGAAGCACAGCCAGTATTCCGTATTAACCTCCGCTACCTCAACCAAAATAAGGAACATTCTCATTCGTGATGGAGCTGTAGTCCGTGGAGCTGGACGCGGCGGCGTACACcgccgatgacgacgacgacgaggccgccgccgccaaagtTGCCGTTCTTGTCCGCACCGACCTGCTGCCGGCGTGCATCCCCCGGCTGGCTGCCGAGGCCGCAAGGAGCTGGGAGGCGTGCGACGAGGGGAGCACggtggccaccgccgccgacgcggtgGCGGGGCGGTACCTGTGCCTGACGATCTCGGCCCTGACGGTGGCGAGCTCGGCCTCCAGTGCttgcacctgctgctgcaggGTGAGGATGGCGCCCATGCAGCCGTACACGGGGTCCCGGAGCCGCAGGTTCGCCTCGTACACCAGGCTGTTCGCCGCGTCGGCGCGTTGGCTCTCGTGCACCTCCTGTGTAGCAGATGAAGACATTTTCAGGATGTGTTGCATAGGAGTGTTGTAATCTCAGCATAATCGTGGCAAATGGAAAATCTTTTGTCTTCAACATTCCTGTTTTGAGCTAGCATAAAAACATAACAACACAATGGGAAAATGTTCAAAATCAGTACGTACTCCAAACTTATCTTTGAAATTTCAAAATCGTGTACATGGACCGTTGACGTAAAATACAAGGAGTCGAGGATaaaggaggagggaaaaagaaaacaaacttcTTGTGATCCAGCTCAAGTTCCAAAGGGATAGGTCAAGAGAATTTAAGGTTCTGAGCGAGAAGAAGTCTGATTTAAAGACTCAAGATTTCAAATTTGTAATTGGCGAGAACTACTCAATCTACAAAAAAAATGGTCTCTTGACTCCTCAGGGTTAGATATAGATCCAATCTCATGAAATAATTAAGCTTCTAAATCAGTTCATAATCATATTAACTCCAAAATTCAGTTCCCAAATTGGGTTCAACCAAAAGGTCGGCAGGCCATGGATTTCGTGGAAGACCTTACCAGGAGCATCTTGGAGACGTTGCTGGCGCCGAAGACCTTGTGCACGGCGGCGAACTTGTGCGGCTCCAGCGGCGAGAAGTAGGGCGAGAAGGGGCACTCCTGGGCGCACCGTCGCCGTAGCAGCTTGCACGCCGCGCACGGCGTGATCGTGTTCAGCGCCGACCCTGGACCGGCGCCGGCAacagcccccgcccccgccggcaggctgcagctcctccgcgccgccgtcatCATCCGGTCCGCCGCCGCAAGCGCTGACTCCCTCTTGATCTTCTTCCCTAGCTCATGGTCTGGCCATTCGCTGAACACAGCATGAGATCATAAGTGAGAATAGGGGTTAGATATTAGGATAACAAAATAACTTGATTGTGACGCTGAAATACTTCTATATGTGAACAAACACTACTTGATCCTTGCATGCTCTTGGAAATTTAAATGAATATGATGATGAGATGTGATAATCATCTAGGTCgatgcatagtttttttttcctggatgGAGTAGATATACATTTTTGTGCAAAAAGTTGGTGTTTCTTGGATGGATCATAATACTCTACCTTGCAGTGGACATGAAGAAGCTAGGGGAGACAGGGATGGAACTGGGGTGCTTTGGAAAAGGTGGCTTCTAGGTTTTCTGTGTTTGTGCCGGCCGCTTGAGAGTTGAGAGTGTGTGTGACACACACAGAGAGGCTTAAGGGGGAAACTAGTAAATGCGTCGGTGTTGTCAAGGGATTGTACTGCAAGATATGTAGGTGTTCTTGCGCCATTTGGAAGCTAGCCTGAGCTGTGTTGACTTCCGGTGTATAGTTTATCATGCGGCTACACTGTAGATGTATGCGTATGGAAGGATGGAATCTTGATATTTATCAACTATCTTAGGgcgattgttttttttttctttcgagcCTTGATCTTAGTGTTTGCTTGTTTTCTTGATCGATCTAGTTTTATCCTAAAACCACCAACACATGTTTTAGCACTACCAAGCAACATTTCACAAACCATGTTGCAAAGTTCTATTAACAAAGAAACATTCCATATCATCAAGATAGGAATTAGTGAAGGATAGATGGAACGTTATTAGAATACATGATTTGCTAGACTTTAATTAGATTGGCAAACTtgattttagttttttttcatcTGTCTTTTCATGGAAGTTTATATAAGAGATCAACAACAAACTGGCCTACTTTATTTAAATTATCAAAATGGGATTTGGAAATAAGGTAGACAAGGTTAGAGGTGATCACCCTGACGAAGTGGATAAGGATAATATGGAAAATCAAGTTTGATGGGAGCCAAAGTTAGGTGCAAAAACTACAAATTAAACTATTTTATTATAATGCGTTGGAAACTTGAATAGTTAACAGCGT
This portion of the Setaria viridis chromosome 7, Setaria_viridis_v4.0, whole genome shotgun sequence genome encodes:
- the LOC117865823 gene encoding uncharacterized protein isoform X2, which codes for MDQEQKWEAPCGIYTYKHHCSMGVDVHEIFVKKSSLRVVLSYIGVVFLLVNVSQPLLAKESLSLGSVWNITFAILVAKCLQYKPVKKESVVIMPAFGVQLEIHFWSGRVDRRFVPIGKILKPLINECVTPVTCYWSLALLLRDEEELLLVFQKCRPPVKMLVPVWKALCTLTNSERLSPSRVDKPNSLEK
- the LOC117865824 gene encoding LOB domain-containing protein 15 is translated as MSTASEWPDHELGKKIKRESALAAADRMMTAARRSCSLPAGAGAVAGAGPGSALNTITPCAACKLLRRRCAQECPFSPYFSPLEPHKFAAVHKVFGASNVSKMLLEVHESQRADAANSLVYEANLRLRDPVYGCMGAILTLQQQVQALEAELATVRAEIVRHRYRPATASAAVATVLPSSHASQLLAASAASRGMHAGSRSVRTRTATLAAAASSSSSSAVYAAASSSTDYSSITNENVPYFG
- the LOC117865823 gene encoding uncharacterized protein isoform X1, encoding MVGQPNYQILFPRVEAQATHLACRFHLPVVLPAAGAAPAAGLRRSGSGASLAVTSSQKLLFRSTGTMDQEQKWEAPCGIYTYKHHCSMGVDVHEIFVKKSSLRVVLSYIGVVFLLVNVSQPLLAKESLSLGSVWNITFAILVAKCLQYKPVKKESVVIMPAFGVQLEIHFWSGRVDRRFVPIGKILKPLINECVTPVTCYWSLALLLRDEEELLLVFQKCRPPVKMLVPVWKALCTLTNSERLSPSRVDKPNSLEK
- the LOC117864979 gene encoding uncharacterized protein, which gives rise to MGNSLRCCLACVLPCGALDLIRIVHLNGRVEEYGRPVAAGEILAANPNHVLSKPCSQGVVRRILIVSPDSELERGEIYFLIPASSVPPEKKQKGTKSLSAGSHSDQLVKKESYHGKAGGHPKSNGRRDLGDALSQKRSSSHRRRISAGRTAVWKPHLECIVEDS